The genomic interval CAGACCGGGCTCGGCAAAGCGCTGGCCGAGCGCCACCTGCTCGGTCCCCAGAATGTGCACGGCAAAATGACGGGCTTCAAGCAACAGGGGGTGCATACGTGCCTGCCGCGCCACATTGAACGAAATGAGTGGCGGATTCAGCGAAACGCTGGTAAACGAGCCGATCGTAATGCCCCGCATTTCACCGCGAGCGGCCGCCGTGACCACGGTCACGGGCGACGGCACCCGCCGCATCACCTGTCGCAGGGCTTCTCCGAGAGCTGGTGCGGTCACGTGAGGCATCAACGGAAGGCATCCTTGAAGCGACTGAAGAAGGAGCGGCGCCCTTCTTCAAGGCGAGGCCGGAAGGATGGCGAGTGCCGGAGGCGTTCCAGAATCTGCCGTTCTTCGTCGGTCAGCTCCG from Rhodothermus marinus carries:
- a CDS encoding flavin reductase family protein; amino-acid sequence: MPHVTAPALGEALRQVMRRVPSPVTVVTAAARGEMRGITIGSFTSVSLNPPLISFNVARQARMHPLLLEARHFAVHILGTEQVALGQRFAEPGLSGAEQFEGLAYRLHPEGTPVLEGVLAVLHCRPYRTLEAGDHTIFVGEVIEIETLTDGPPLLYYNRAYRAVGKELASGEALNSAAPNSAKS